The following DNA comes from Bos indicus x Bos taurus breed Angus x Brahman F1 hybrid chromosome 5, Bos_hybrid_MaternalHap_v2.0, whole genome shotgun sequence.
tgtcttatttttttgaatgataaaaaaatcaattttaactATCCTTTATACAAATGTAAATATATCATTCACAGACTCAAAAATCATAACAAGATATCATCTGTTCTGAAAAGCTCATCAAAATTTTtttacagagcctgtgctctgcaacaagagaagccactacaatgagaagcccacatgctacaactacaGAGTGGCCCCTACTctgagcaactagagaaaagtctgagcagtgataaagacccagcacagacaaaaataaataaataaataaaaacattttaaaaatagcaaaaagctCTTTCGCAGCTTATGCAGTTTCATTGCATCTCCTCAAACAACTCTCTTTCTACACCACTGATTAAAATAGGCTACAATATTTGTCACAAGGTGGCCAATTCTCTCAAATGCCTGGATTCCACAATCTGATATTTACTATACTTTTTTCTTCTCGTATTCATTATTTCAATGCTGGATGTGGCCTACTTATTTGGTCCCATAGTTTGAAAAGTTCTACttaaattctttgttttaataatattGCAACAAAAATTCTTTGTCCAATAGCATCCAgctaaaaatttctttatttttaaattttgttattaaaaaaattttttttggtgtcCCTCCCAAAGGAGTTGGTCTATCCCCTGTTTCTTAAAACTCCattgtaattaaaaatatacattgtgACAAAGAGTGATGTCTTTTCATATAtggagattttctttaaaaaattaaaaaaattttttttcatttatttattttaattaaggctaattattttaaaacattgtattggttttgtcatacatcaatatgaatccttCAACTAACTTCAAAAATCATTCTTCTTCTCAGACTATACTGcttcttttgaaaatttctaaactaaattaaaactataaatctCAGTTTTCAATAGCAGTGTTACTATCTTGCCTTGCAAACCTGATACAAATTGAATATTCAAATTAGCTTATCTAATACTCACATATTAGAATTTAAAAAGGAACCATTTATCCACTTCCAGCTCTTCCCtgataatgtaaaatttaatccAATCCAAAACAGAATTCCTTCTTTGTTTATCAGGTTTTGCATGAGTCTCtgtaaatgaaacagaagaaatgacTGAGTATTGAATCCCTTTATCTATTGCTGGTTTGCATTCTTCTATTCATCCTCTGAAACCCAGTTCAAGTATTACTTTCTCTATGACGCCTTTCCTATACCCATTGGAGTTAATTATTCCTTACTTGTAATATTTCTATTCCGTTCATTTATATacccaaatatttatatttatatttttgtattcattaaataatatttattttgcttatatgtCCATTTAGTCTCTCAGATTGTGAGCTCCTTGAAGTCAAGGTTAATACTTCTATCTGCATAGAACCTTCAAGACTAGAGCACAAAAATCTTGATATGGTTAGAAGCCAGTGCTgaattgtattaaaatattttacttattaattatTTACCAATTCTTCCTGATCTTGAATAAGCAGTAGACTGGATTCTCTTGTGGAACAGTCAGCTAGACTATCATTCCAAGGTTTGGAAGTTTCACTAAAATATAAGCATTTATCTCGGATTCGTTTCCAGTGCATTGGACACGTTAACAGAACTGGTCTCTCTAAAGTaagaagaagagggaaaataaaaataaaataagaaagaggaagaaaagaaatgaatgttaTATTTCTAACCTGTCCCCACCCTACTAACACTCATAACACatacacaattcagttcagttcagtcgctcagtagtgtccgactctttgtgaccccatggactgcagcaggccaggcctccctgtccatcaacaactcctggagtttactcaaactcatgcccattgagttggtgatggcattcaaccatcttatcctttgttgtccccttcttctcccgctttcaaactttcccagcaccaaggtctttttaaatgagtcagctcttcacatcaggtggacaaagtattgaagtttcagcttcaacatcagtcctttcaatgaatattcaggattgacttcctttaggatggactggttggatctcatacAAGTCATTATAAATTCAGGAAAGTCTTTGATCATCACTGTGAGAACAATTCATGAATTTAATATAACTGAGGGTTTTGAGACCACTGTTCATtctgctattcagttcagttcagtcgctcagacatgtctgactctttgcaaccccatgaattgcagcacgccaggcctccctgtccatcaccaactcctgaagttcactcagactcatgtccattgagtcagtgatgccatccagccatctcatcctctgtcgtccccttctcctcctgcccccagtccctcccagcatcaaagtcttttccaatgagtcaactctttgcatgaggtggccaaagtactggagtttcagctttcgcatcattccttccaaagaaatcccagggctgatctccttcagaatggactggttggatcttcttgcagtccgagggactctcaagagtcttctccaacaccacagttcaaaagcatcaattcttagtgACCAGCTAAAACACTGAGAGACAGAATAACTTGTTCAAGTCCACACAAGCAGGTGGTGATAGAGCCAAACTCTTTTTGAGATTCCTTAAATTCCTTATCATTGCTCTTCCTACTCCATGGACAACTATATCAAACGCtcttaaaaaaaagtctacttgAAACAACatgtaaaatgaaaagcaaataataattCATACTCACAATTAATGGCAAATATCATGGAgagaaattattagaaaatttcTAACTGCTAAATTATATATTTGCCTAATAATAATAAGATCTATTTGATAGCATTTTTTAGAGGGatattctcattttcttaaaatttctcttctgtacaaatatatataaaaaatgaccACATTCTGCTACAGTCTGTCAACAATGGAGTATTAACACACACTGCTTAGTAAGTATAAAGACAAGATCAATATCTTAATGattaatacaataaatattaaagaattcaTTACATGTTTGTGTTCTATTCATTAGCTTTAGTCAAAGGTTAGTTGCTTGACATATTAAAATCACCAAATAGCTCACTTAatgtatattttactttatagCTTGGATTTTGACCAATAATTATTGACTCTCCTAGCCTGAGTACTCATAAGGCAGTATTATCTGGTAGTTAAGATGATAGGCTATGATGATAGACCACTGAAGTACAATTCTCAGTGTCACCCCTTAGCACATGTATGACCCCAAATGAGTTGCTTAACCTTTCCATGCCTCAGCTCTGCCAAACATAAAATCAGAGTGATAAGACTAATCTTAACATATGGGTTGTAATGAGCTTTAAGGAAAGTAATACAATGATAACTTCAAATTTTAGCCATTAGTCTTAGAAAATTCAAGCCACAAAATATACCTGTTGCTTCCTTCCTGTTCTCTTGAGCATCCATGCTGGTTTTTTCTACTGATGTGTTTTGTCTTATGAATATCACTGGTAAATAAAGAAACACCATTAAGAAGATAAAATGCTGAAAGGTGCAATGAAATGCATATGCTATATTTATCACTTCAGGGAATTGTCGTCTCAGTACTATCTCAACAAGCTTGAAATGAACAGAAGATAAGAGCAATAGCAATTTAGTAACAGTGGGTCTGCTTAGAAGACAACATAAACAACATGTAAGTAAACACAGAGAAACACTGAGTTACTTGCATCTAATGTATAAgtaatctggagaagggaatggcaacccactccagtattcttgcctggagagaacagaggagcctggagggctatggtccctAAGatttctaagagtcagacatgactgaagtgacttagcatgcacacacccactATATAAGTAAACTCTCAGGTgttatttaaattcttaaattgcTTACACTCCTGTCTACATGTTCCATTTTCAGAATGAGTATAATTGTGTCTGTCCTATGGGAGACATTGCCTAGGACAATCTGGAATTTAGTAGGCACCTAAGAAACTGTAGGGATGTCCCAGgaagtccagcggttaagacttcaccttccaatgcggaggatgctggttcgatccctggtgggggagctgagatcccatatgccttggggccaaaaaacaaaacaaaacaacaacaacaacaacaacaacaacaacaaacccagaACATAAAaacagcagaagcaatattgtaacaaattcaatagactttaaaaatggtccacattaaaaaaaaaaaaaaaaagaaactctaagcAATTGTaaacttattttctttgttattatcAAGCTTTTAtcataattacaattttttaaaaagttcttggAGCACATGTAAATCCCCTATGAAGATTCTCAGAacaattagaaagagaaatatgaaagCCTAGGGTTTGCAAAGTGGATATGGTCTGGGCACTATTAGAGCACTGTTTCGtaactgtttttatttcatcagtCTTCTGCTAAGTTTGGGGTGGCCAAAGCTGTTTAACATATTTTACTATTTATGGCAGAAGGAGAATAAGTAGAACAAGAAATAAATGATCTTGCATCACTTACCTGAAACACTCAACCCAGTCACAGTCAAGGCAAGAAGTATAATCACAGCACAACTAAATTTCAGGGGAAAGTTATGCCAACGTGGACCCTGACAAAGATCTGAGACATTAAGAAAACATGCTTGGTTAACTCAGTTGAGTTCATCTGGTACAAAAAGCAAAGGCTGTTTGGATCACATAAGAAAGAGCAAGATTCAGGTTGGGGGTTAGGGGCAAGAAAGAACATTTATCAGTTATCTTAAAGTAGGGtcctaaggacttccctggtggtccagtggttaaggatcttcctgctaatgcaggggacacaggttcaatccctattcCAGGAAGACCCCACCTGACGTGGCAGGGTAACTAAGCCGTGGGCCACAAGTATTGAAACTCAAGCACCCTAGAGactatgctccacaacaagagaaaccactgcaatgagaagcaacTAAAGAGTTGTTCActacaactagggaaagcccacgcagcaacaaagatccagcatagccaaaaataaataaaattaattaattgatttaaaaaaatgttccagAGTGACCTGTAAGtccatttatttctactttagtTTTTTACACTCCCCCAGGTGACTGAGTTGTGTGACCCAGTTTTCAGCCAACTACTACCGAACTCTCCTGTTAGGACGGTGACATTTGTCTAAGAGTTAGCCCTTTCTAAAACATCCTTGTGGAGATGGAATTTAAGATAGCTAAATGTGATAAAAGATTAAGGTAGGAAACAGAATGGATTAAATTTTAGATAGTGACACCTGGATAATCatgtggaggagagagagaaaagataacaCCTAGAGGAGCTCCAAGGTCCTAGGGGTAATCTGAAAATGAGAGAAAGCACACTGGAGAATATTGACCTAGAACTTCTAATGCGATCCTGTGTGACACAGTAGCTAAACTTAGTGAGCCTGAGACAGTCCTAGGTGAACTTTCCTGACAGCTGTATGGTATTTtacctttctgtctcttttcttccttattctttcctgtcttgaaattttgaaaaatggagAAAGTTTCATATAGTCACTATCTTATCATTTATTACTGAAGAACAGCAGTGGTTAAGAGCAAAGGCTCTCAAATGTAACAGATTTGTATTTGAGTATGTTACTTTAAGCCTATAACCTTCATAAAATACaacttcctcacctgtgaaacatAAAATAATAGTTACTTTGTGAGGTTTTGGAAAGGGTTATATGAAAAACTTCTTCTAGACATGGACTCTGGTACATAATAactgttcatttaaaatttatggaATTGAGAGGAGGGTCTTATGACTCTTCTGAGTTGTTTTTCTGCAACACTACATGACTTTAGAACTAACAAAGTTACAACAAATTGAAGATGCCAGGTAAATttttagttcacttcagttcagtcgctcagtcgtgtccgactctttgcgaatccatgAACCTCAgtatgccaggtctccctgtccatcaccaactcctggagtttacccaaactcatgtccattgagttggtgatgccatccaaccatctcatcctgttctccccttctcctcctttagTCATCTGGAAATACCCACGCAGGGCTATTTTTTGTTTGAATATAAACAATAtgccaaggacttccctgatggtgctgTGGATAAGAATCTCCCTGCTAATGTAGgggactcagattcaatccctggtctgggaagattctgccacaattactgaacccatgctctagagcccacaagccccAATTGCCGAGACTGCATTCTGCGACTAATGAAGTCCATGAGCCCAGAGCCCACGCTCTGTGACAATGAGAAACCCTTGGACTgccacgaagacccagtgcagccaaaaataaataaataaatacataaagttaaaaaaaaatagtatgccAAATCATCTCACTCCATTGCTGCAAACCTTTTCTTGGCCTTCTCTCAAGCAGATTTAAGACTGTACATCTGTAAAACAGTCTACAAATTCCTGTTCAATCCATTTCCCATTACATCTCTGACTTTATCTCCTGCTGCTTTCAACACAGATATGGTCCATCATTTCACACCCAATGTATGTGCTCCTCCTACAAAAGGACAGGAATGTTCTCATCCCAGGGAACTTGCACTTGCCCTGGTCCATTTTCTAAAAAGCTCTTCTCCAAGGAAACATATCTTTGTCCTTTAATTCTTTCAGGTCTTGGCTCAGATGTCATTTTGTGAAGCAGGCCTTCTTCTACTTGATATCATACCCTCTCTGAAGTTAACTCTCAATTCCAGCACAAATAAAAAACAGTTTCTcaggactttcctagtggtccagtggttaagaatccacctgccaaagcaggggacagggattctatccctgatctgggaagattccatatgccgtgAAACAACTAAGCAGTGCACATCCGGTACCGAGTCTGAGCtctacaacaagaaaagccaccacaatgagaagcctgtgcgctacAGCTAGCGACTAGCCCTTGAATAGTCCACAACTCAACAAAGTTCACAGGCAGCAGCAAAGttccagtgcagccataaataaataaataaagaataaaaaaagcagAGGGGTGAATATGAGAGagtaaaaaatatagataaaattttCTCTATTGCATTTAATATTATctaacccatatatatgtatatacttagttatttgtttatttgtatgtcttcctAGCAGTATAACATAAACacaaacagagaaaatatttttccactaTTTTTTCCACTTGTCCTAACCTCAGCACCAGGGCATGCCTGGTACAGGTGCTTATTTTTGGATGAATATGTAAACTCTAGAGGCATTTTGTGAACACTTATCtacttttttaagaaatcaaGTGCTGGGCCATAAACTAAATAGGTCACAACTCACATCTCCGGTTTACCTGAATGCCTTTGATGTAATCACTACTCTACAGTTCCCACAGCCTGAACAGTTCAGCCAAAGAGCTCAGGGGTAGCttcataataaatgtaataacaGGTCAATCTGTGGAGAAAGAATGTCAGCTGCCATTTCAATAAACAAGAGATGTTGTGACCATAAACCCATTAGCCAGGGCAGCCGCCGTGATGTTGAAGTCCGAGTGGAATTCAGAGTGAAGAAAAACAGGATACTAGCAGTAGATAGTTAAAATGCATGTCACGGGAATGATTTgagtaagcccagactcttgcatcttctcccaCATAAGtaaacactaaaatcattaactcgatatgtctgtttttgtgattAGCAGTCATCTTTTTGTAgtcaactatatatttttttatttccagcaAAAACTCCTATATGTCCTGGTTTCTCCCTCACCATTTGGGGACAGTTCCTCGGAGTTATCTAAGAGGCTGCCTTCCCAGCTATGGTCCTTGGTAAAACCACCAAATACAAAATTCTCAACTTGTAGGTTATACATTTTTTTGCAGTCAAGTGTTTTGTAACCACATATTTTGTTCTGACtttattctgctttgtttttcagatttacTTTTATAATGATATTTTGAGGAATAATGATTACAAGCAGAATAGACACATCTTCTGACCCCATTGATTTGGGATCTTAGATCATAGCTTTTGAGGaaaatcttgctttttctatattcATCCTCCCACATCTCCTTTCAACACCATCCTCCTTTCTCGCCACTTTTGCTAGATTTGAATAGGGAACGGAATGCTTTTCTGTTTCCCATAAAAAAATAACTATAGTTTGACCAAACTGTCACTATAGttatcaaaattctccaattttCCATAACTGCCATTTGAAGGGTATTGTGAAACTATTTGATAACCCTAAGACTTTTCAGTCTCCAATTTAGAATGTTGATAACTGAATAGTTTGAAATTATCCCAAGTCATCCTGAAAGGATGTAGCACACCTGCTAAGCACACAAAGGAATGAATATCAGGTGGGATAAAAATTGCAATATTAGTAAATTTGGTTTGACATCAGAAGGCAGTactatattataataattttatacatttttctacTTAGTTTCTAGTTTCTTTTCAGCCATGGAATCCATCACCTGTTACCTCACGTTAGAATCCTCATCTCCTTCACTCAGAATACTAGCTCCTCTGACACACAGAAAATTACCAAATTCAACAAATatcaaataggtttatcagtgaCATTCTCCTGTGTCTTGTGGCCTATCTCCTTCTAAACTGAtacatttttcaatttaaaaatcatcagATTGTGAGTATATTCACATCTTTGATCTTGAATATAACTTTCTTTTGGAacattttttcttccctttgaaaAGTGGAAG
Coding sequences within:
- the KLRB1 gene encoding killer cell lectin-like receptor subfamily B member 1 isoform X1 translates to MESQLVYADLNLPRDSGIERSSPPSLLQNLCQGPRWHNFPLKFSCAVIILLALTVTGLSVSVIFIRQNTSVEKTSMDAQENRKEATERPVLLTCPMHWKRIRDKCLYFSETSKPWNDSLADCSTRESSLLLIQDQEELRLMQNLINKEGILFWIGLNFTLSGKSWKWINGSFLNSNILPIFGDAKEDCCVYISKTQCISDYCAAKNRWICQKELKPVRNKGIYSSN
- the KLRB1 gene encoding killer cell lectin-like receptor subfamily B member 1 isoform X2 → MESQLVYADLNLPRDSGIERSSPPSLLQMIFIRQNTSVEKTSMDAQENRKEATERPVLLTCPMHWKRIRDKCLYFSETSKPWNDSLADCSTRESSLLLIQDQEELRLMQNLINKEGILFWIGLNFTLSGKSWKWINGSFLNSNILPIFGDAKEDCCVYISKTQCISDYCAAKNRWICQKELKPVRNKGIYSSN